The genomic region TGAGGAAGGGCATGGTCCAGCCCCCCAGGAAGAGGGTGGGGATGAGGGCACTGGCGGTGATGAAGTGGATGTACTCGGTCATTTGGAAGAGGGCCCACTTGATGGAGCTGTACTCCGTGTGGTACCCCCCCACCAGTTCCTGCTCCGCCTCGGGTAGGTCAAAGGGGGTGCGGGCGGCTTCCGCCAAGGCGGCGATGCTGTAGATGAGGAAGGCGGGGAAGGCGTAAAGGGCCAGCCAACCGTGTTCCTTTTGCCAGTTCACGATGTCGTTCAGGTTGAGGCTTCCCACCAAGAGCACGGGGGAGAGGAGGGCGATACCGAGGCCCAGCTCGTAGGAGATGAGGCTGGCCGAGGAACGCAAGGAGCCCAGGAGGCTATACTTGCTCCCCGAGGCCCAGCCCGCCAGGAAGATGCCGTAGATGGCCATCTCGCTCACGGCGAAGAGATAGAGGAGGCCCAGGTCCAGGTTCAATACCCAGGGCTGGTAGCCGAAGAAGCTTCCCGGGGGGCCGAAGGGAATGGCCCCGAAGGCCAAGAGGGCGAAGATCACCCCGATCAAGGGAGCCAGGACAAAGAGTACCTTGTCCGCCCGCTCCACCACCAGGTCCTCCTTGAAGATGCTCTTGATGGCGTCGGCCACGGGCTGAAAGAGCCCCAAGGGCCCCACCCGGTTGGGGCCCAGGCGGATCTGGAAGCGGGCCAGGAGGCGGCGTTCGATCAGGGTCATGAAGGCGAAGGCGGTGAGGAGGCCCACCACCACCAAGAAGGCCTTCAGGGCCACCATCCAGTAGGGATCCAAGGGGTAGGGGTTCATGCCTCACCTCCCGTGGGAACCAACACCTTGGCCTCCGCCCGGCGACCCGCAAAGGGACCCAAGGCGGAAAGGTAGAGGAAGCCCTTGGGCACGTCCTCCCGGTGGACCACCTGGGCCAAGACCGGGCCCAAGGGGCCCTCCACCTCCACCTGGGCCCCCTCCAAGAGGGCCTCGGCCTTGGCGGTTTCCGGGTGGACCCAAAGCTCGGGGCGCACGGCCTCCTTCACCTTGCCCGTAAGCTGCCAGGCCCTCCACATGGTGGGCCTGAGGTAGAGCCTTCCCTCCTGGGCCTTGGGCCGGAGGCGCTGGGTGCGGTGGACGAGGAGGCCGTTGGGGGCGGGCACCTTTTTCTTGAGTTCCCGCTCCACCTCGAGGCCCAGCCTGAAGGGCGGCCTAACCCCCAGGGCCTCGGCCAGCAGGGCCAGGGCTTGGATGGCTCCCTCCGCCTCGCCGTTTTCGATGGGGGCGGGGTTGAGGTAGAGGACCCGCCCTTCCAGATTCACCACGCGCCCCCGCTTCTCGTAGAAGGTGGGGGCGGGGAGGACCACATGGGCGTACCGCTCCGCCAGGGGGTGGAGGTGGCTTAGGTGCATCACCAGGAAGCGCTTGTCCCTAAGGGCTCCTTCCGGGGGCACGTAGCCGTAGTAGGCGTAGGGGCTTCCGGGCTCGTCCCAGGCCGCCCCCTTCTCCCCGGGCCAGACCCCCAGGGCCTCGAGGCCCCGGGCGTTCGC from Thermus neutrinimicus harbors:
- the nuoH gene encoding NADH-quinone oxidoreductase subunit NuoH, producing MNPYPLDPYWMVALKAFLVVVGLLTAFAFMTLIERRLLARFQIRLGPNRVGPLGLFQPVADAIKSIFKEDLVVERADKVLFVLAPLIGVIFALLAFGAIPFGPPGSFFGYQPWVLNLDLGLLYLFAVSEMAIYGIFLAGWASGSKYSLLGSLRSSASLISYELGLGIALLSPVLLVGSLNLNDIVNWQKEHGWLALYAFPAFLIYSIAALAEAARTPFDLPEAEQELVGGYHTEYSSIKWALFQMTEYIHFITASALIPTLFLGGWTMPFLNIPYLWMFLKIAFFLFLFIWIRATWFRLRYDQLLRFGWGFLFPVALIWFLVTALVVALDLPRSYLLYLSLVAFLVLLGAVIYSPKPARKGGGA